Below is a window of Sporosarcina ureae DNA.
CCGGTACCAAACGTTTTTCTGTTTTCGTGACAATGAAAATACTCGCTTCATACAAGCCAATCATCGGAATCAAAATGATCAATTGACTTAAGAAGTCAGGAGGTGTAATCAATGCAGACACTACACCGAGTGTTACATACGACCACTTTCTCACTTTTTTCATCGTGGCTGACGTCAAAACTCCGATAGCGGACAAGAATAGCGCGACGATCGGTAGTTCGAACAATAAACCGATCGGCATCGTCGTCATCAATAGAAAACGTGCATATTCCTTTGCTGTGATCATCACATCAAAGTTCATTTTACCGAGCTTTACTAAGAAGTTATAGCTCAGAGGATTGACTACATAATAACCAAATGCCAGACCGCCGACGAACAAGAGCAGGATCGCAGGAGAGTAGAGGCTTAAGAAGCGACCCTCTTTCTGCGTAAGACCTGGCTTGACGAACTGCCAAAGGAAATGACAGACGAACGGGACCGATAGACCGAATGCCATGGCTGCAGAAATCGTCGTATAGAACGAAATGACTTCAAGCGGACTCAGGACGATCAGTGTATAGCCACGCGTAACGTACGGGAACCACAGATTGATCGTACTGAAAACTGCAATGAAGAAAACTAGGAATACAACGACACTTTTGATCAGCTGTTTCCGAAGATCCGTGAGGTGGTCGATGAGCGCTGGGTCTACATCTTCCTTTTCCTCTTTTGGTTCTTCCGGAGGTGGCATTCTAGGCTCTTCCGGTTTTGGTTCTGGTTTTAGTTCTTCTGGTACAGATTGTGTAGTGGAAGAAGTCTCCGCAGAGTGATCGGGTAGCGCAGCTTCTTCCTTTTTATCTAACGAATTGAGATCTTTACGGTTCTGATCACTATGCGGATCCATCATGTCACCTACTTAATTAATATCTTTTTTGTCGTTTTCGATAGTCTTGGCAGGGGTAACAGTTGTTTTGTCTTTCTCTTCATCATCACCCATAATATCTTTTGTAGCTTTCTTGAACTCTGCCAACGTTTTGCCGACTGCTGATCCGACTTCAGGCAATTTACGAGGTCCGAAGAGAATCAAGATGATAACCAAGATGATAATAAGCCCAGGTACACCAATTGCTGCTAAATTCATAAAGTTTCCATCCTTTCTTGAGTATATTAGACGAGAAATCCGTCTGTTTATATTGTTTCGAATTTCATTTTCTAAACGATACGCAAGAGGACCTACAGTTGCGGTGGTTGTTATCTCTATTATGATTGAAATTTCTTGCACCTACAACAAATAAGTTTCCCATGTACCTTAAATGAAGTGTAGACTGTTGTGAAGCGAATTATTCCCAATGAAATCGTTAAACATTGCACGGGAAAATATACGTTGCCAAGAGCCTATTCTTAAGTATACTACAGTTCTTTCAATCGCGAAATTATTACTGTCGAATTCCGTCGAAAGCCATATAATATG
It encodes the following:
- the tatA gene encoding twin-arginine translocase TatA/TatE family subunit, translating into MNLAAIGVPGLIIILVIILILFGPRKLPEVGSAVGKTLAEFKKATKDIMGDDEEKDKTTVTPAKTIENDKKDIN
- the tatC gene encoding twin-arginine translocase subunit TatC is translated as MDPHSDQNRKDLNSLDKKEEAALPDHSAETSSTTQSVPEELKPEPKPEEPRMPPPEEPKEEKEDVDPALIDHLTDLRKQLIKSVVVFLVFFIAVFSTINLWFPYVTRGYTLIVLSPLEVISFYTTISAAMAFGLSVPFVCHFLWQFVKPGLTQKEGRFLSLYSPAILLLFVGGLAFGYYVVNPLSYNFLVKLGKMNFDVMITAKEYARFLLMTTMPIGLLFELPIVALFLSAIGVLTSATMKKVRKWSYVTLGVVSALITPPDFLSQLIILIPMIGLYEASIFIVTKTEKRLVPDADAS